A stretch of Colletotrichum lupini chromosome 2, complete sequence DNA encodes these proteins:
- a CDS encoding RNA recognition domain-containing protein, with protein sequence MADNGPASNAAQLPPPPQPNAGAPGYENGQNGQSNPAHMPPPPLHIPQNNNPIPTAITSPMSGVDKVMSPGSAGGFGRRAAPEPNKRALYVGGLDQRVTEDVLRQIFETTGHVQNVKIIPDKNAKGYNYGFVEYDDPGAAERAMQTLNGRRVHQSEIRVNWAYQSNTSSKEDTSNHFHIFVGDLSNEVNDEVLTQAFSAFGSVSEARVMWDMKTGRSRGYGFVAFRDRPDAEKALSSMDGEWLGSRAIRCNWANQKGQPSIAQQQAMQAMGLTPTTPFGHHQFPAHGVASYEVVLAQTPSWQTTCYVGNLTPYTTPNDVVPLFQNFGFVVESRFQADRGFAFIKMDSHESAAMAICQMNGYNVNGRPLKCSWGKDKTPNPQGGAAAGFDPSQQAYSPQSAASGPGGYPGTPTAYFPQYGGQYQGQHGNYGGPAAQSPAGYGAQPMGYGGPQSAGGYGRGQQPPNQQWPQGPQGQNFNNGFAGYQG encoded by the exons ATGGCGGACAACGGACCTGCTTCGAACGCTGCGCAGCTGCCCCCTCCTCCCCAGCCGAATGCTGGAGCTCCAGGCTACGAGAACGGCCAGAATGGCCAGTCAAACCCGGCGCATATGCCCCCGCCTCCCCTCCATATTCCGCAGAACAACAACCCGATTCCGACCGCCATTACCTCGCCCATGTCTGGTGTCGATAAGGTTATGTCGCCCGGTAGCGCTGGGGGATTCGGCCGCCGTGCTGCTCCCGAACCTAACAAGCGGGCGCTGTACGTCGGAGGCTTGGATCAACGTGTTACCGAGGATGTCTTGCGTCAGATCTTCGAGACTACTGGTCACGTTCAGAATGTCAAGATCATCCCCGACAAGAAT GCTAAGGGCTACAACTATGGATTCGTTGAGTACGATGATCCCGGTGCGGCCGAGCGCGCTATGCAGACCTTGAATGGAAGACGTGTGCACCAATCC GAAATCCGCGTCAATTGGGCTTACCAGTCCAACACCTCAAGCAAGGAGGACACCTCCAACCACTTCCACATCTTCGTTGGCGACCTTAGCAACGAAGTCAACGACGAGGTTCTGACCCAGGCGTTCTCTGCCTTTGGCTCCGTATCCGAAGCTCGTGTCATGTGGGACATGAAGACTGGCCGATCTCGTGGATACGGTTTCGTCGCTTTCAGGGACCGCCCGGACGCCGAGAAGGCACTCAGCTCCATGGATGGGGAGTGGCTTGGCTCACGCGCCATCCGCTGCAACTGGGCAAACCAAAAGGGTCAGCCGTCTATTGCGCAGCAGCAGGCGATGCAGGCTATGGGCCTGACGCCCACGACACCTTTTGGCCACCACCAGTTCCCAGCTCATGGTGTCGCCAGCTACGAGGTTGTTCTTGCCCAGACGCCGTCGTGGCAAACGACGTGCTATGTTGGCAACTTGACTCCTTACACCACGCCAAACGACGTTGTCCCCCTGTTCCAAAACTTTGGCTTTGTGGTTGAGTCTCGATTCCAGGCGGACCGAGGATTTGCATTCATTAAGATGGATAGCCACGAGAGCGCGGCTATGGCAATCTGCCAGATGAACGGCTATAATGTTAATGGACGCCCCTTGAAGTGCAGC TGGGGCAAGGACAAGACCCCGAACCCTCAGggcggcgccgccgccggcttCGACCCCTCGCAGCAGGCGTACAGCCCGCAAAGCGCCGCTTCCGGACCCGGAGGTTACCCCGGTACCCCGACTGCCTACTTTCCTCAATACGGCG GTCAATACCAAGGTCAGCATGGCAACTACGGTGGCCCGGCCGCTCAGTCCCCGGCCGGTTATGGAGCGCAGCCCATGGGATACGGCGGACCGCAGAGTGCCGGAGGCTATGGTCGCGGGCAACAGCCACCCAACCAGCAGTGGCCCCAGGGACCCCAGGGACAGAACTTCAACAACGGGTTCGCTGGGTACCAGGGCTAA